The following are encoded in a window of Candidatus Nitrosotalea sinensis genomic DNA:
- a CDS encoding universal stress protein, with the protein MAKNYSSILVPLDGSEYSKRALDEAVEISKRLDSQLDLLHVVSTSAAQPPGIVLSGVIKGKGATKAVDEYVKKALSEAHGFMQECVMYCKNKGVKATYKVVTENPGKAILDHAKRNESDLIIMGSQGLRGIKKIKVLGSVSRQVLENASCPVVVVH; encoded by the coding sequence ATGGCAAAAAACTATTCTAGCATACTTGTTCCACTTGATGGTTCAGAGTATTCTAAGAGAGCACTAGATGAAGCCGTTGAAATATCAAAAAGGCTTGACTCGCAACTTGATCTTCTTCATGTTGTGTCTACTTCTGCAGCTCAGCCCCCTGGAATTGTACTTTCAGGCGTGATCAAAGGAAAGGGTGCAACAAAAGCCGTTGATGAGTACGTCAAAAAGGCACTAAGTGAAGCTCACGGTTTTATGCAAGAGTGTGTAATGTATTGCAAAAACAAGGGAGTAAAAGCAACCTATAAGGTGGTAACAGAAAATCCTGGCAAGGCCATACTAGATCATGCAAAAAGAAATGAGAGTGATCTGATAATTATGGGAAGCCAAGGATTGCGAGGAATAAAAAAGATAAAAGTGCTTGGAAGCGTGAGCAGACAGGTATTGGAAAATGCTTCATGCCCTGTAGTGGTAGTTCACTAA
- a CDS encoding DUF302 domain-containing protein encodes MQIPYPATTMTDKFSYTTKTGKTIDKTIEDITTSLKEIGFGVLGILDFKAILQKKGLDYKEEYRLLEVCNPGAAKQALESNPEIGLLLPCTIAVYQKDKENFISLARPTALLANIKDSRLDKMGTEIEQKLVEVIEKIK; translated from the coding sequence TTGCAGATACCATATCCAGCTACCACAATGACAGACAAGTTCAGTTATACCACCAAGACAGGAAAAACAATAGACAAGACAATAGAAGACATCACAACAAGTCTGAAAGAAATTGGTTTTGGCGTCCTTGGAATACTTGATTTTAAAGCAATTTTGCAAAAAAAAGGCCTCGATTACAAGGAGGAGTACAGATTGCTCGAAGTATGTAACCCTGGCGCAGCAAAACAGGCACTAGAGTCAAACCCAGAAATAGGACTGTTACTTCCATGCACCATTGCAGTATACCAAAAAGACAAGGAAAATTTCATCAGCCTTGCCAGGCCTACTGCACTTCTTGCAAATATCAAAGACAGTAGACTGGACAAGATGGGTACTGAGATAGAACAGAAACTTGTAGAAGTAATTGAAAAAATAAAATAG
- a CDS encoding HoxN/HupN/NixA family nickel/cobalt transporter: MVEIWPFIAISIPTMIFLGIRHALDVDHITAIDNLVRLHNAVKKSRLVGTGFSIGHMISVLAEMIFIIYVIGSITNSGTISLWGGIIGAIALGAIGVTNIYSMKRWGKSGSSILASKVLGKTGILGPTGSAVVTGLVFGLGFDTATQISAITLSAVSSATAGVQSAFILAGFFAIGMITIDTFDSIILRSAFSKILHTKGFKVMSYALSGTALMIASVVPYEILTNTEILPKMTGPILAIGIVSSSFVYAFVTQRKTVQEKFTE; this comes from the coding sequence ATGGTTGAGATATGGCCATTTATCGCAATTTCAATTCCTACAATGATATTTCTGGGCATACGCCATGCACTGGATGTTGACCACATTACTGCAATAGACAACCTGGTACGATTGCATAATGCAGTAAAAAAATCTCGCCTAGTTGGAACTGGCTTTAGCATAGGCCACATGATCTCAGTGCTTGCAGAGATGATCTTCATAATTTACGTAATAGGCAGCATAACTAATTCTGGTACCATATCATTATGGGGGGGAATCATTGGGGCCATAGCGCTTGGAGCAATAGGAGTAACCAACATCTACTCCATGAAAAGATGGGGCAAGAGCGGATCTTCAATACTTGCAAGTAAGGTACTAGGCAAAACAGGAATCCTAGGTCCTACAGGCTCGGCAGTAGTAACAGGACTTGTGTTTGGTTTGGGATTTGACACTGCAACGCAAATTTCAGCAATTACACTCTCAGCAGTATCATCTGCTACAGCAGGTGTCCAATCAGCCTTTATTTTGGCAGGATTTTTTGCAATAGGAATGATAACCATAGACACATTTGATAGCATAATACTGCGCTCTGCTTTCTCAAAGATACTTCATACAAAGGGCTTTAAAGTAATGTCATACGCTCTAAGCGGAACGGCTTTGATGATTGCATCAGTGGTACCGTATGAAATACTAACAAACACAGAGATACTTCCAAAGATGACAGGTCCCATTCTAGCAATAGGTATCGTATCATCATCTTTTGTGTACGCATTTGTTACACAGAGAAAAACAGTACAAGAGAAATTTACAGAATAG
- a CDS encoding proteasome subunit beta, which translates to MTTIVGIKTTDGVVLGSDKRASKGFFIGSKIVQKIAKIDDTLAVAIAGQLSDAEHIIKVAKAERRLMELRRGFPLTIKESTRLIANIAYSGLRNYQPYYVELLVAGVDREGAHVFAADMSGAITEEDFASSGSGSPIAYGVLESLYTKSVTNSQASEIASRAVSAAMERDPGSGNGINILAIPNLQTEVAA; encoded by the coding sequence ATGACAACAATAGTTGGAATCAAGACAACCGACGGAGTTGTACTTGGATCAGATAAGAGAGCAAGCAAGGGCTTTTTCATAGGATCAAAAATAGTACAAAAAATTGCAAAGATAGATGACACACTAGCTGTTGCAATCGCCGGACAACTCTCAGACGCAGAACATATAATCAAAGTGGCAAAAGCAGAGCGAAGACTCATGGAACTAAGAAGAGGATTTCCTCTTACCATAAAAGAGTCCACAAGGCTAATAGCAAACATTGCCTACTCGGGGCTTAGAAACTACCAACCATACTATGTAGAGTTGCTCGTGGCAGGAGTAGACAGAGAAGGTGCACATGTATTTGCAGCAGACATGAGTGGTGCAATAACAGAAGAAGATTTTGCATCATCAGGTTCTGGCTCACCTATTGCATACGGAGTACTTGAGAGCCTATACACAAAATCTGTGACAAACAGCCAAGCAAGCGAGATTGCATCTCGCGCAGTATCTGCAGCAATGGAAAGAGATCCAGGTTCTGGAAACGGCATAAACATTCTAGCCATACCAAACCTACAGACGGAGGTTGCAGCATAA
- a CDS encoding mechanosensitive ion channel family protein: MCNLTGLKLAILLTVLFVSSGFGLAYAQETSLADKFYGPETKALETFATEIATSAPKIIAAAVLLIIGLIVGKIVARVVEKTATRVLKKAGTEIISESKAVENTLGKINSARLIAATVKWFVYLFFIVAAINSLQLDQLTSALTSLWLWIPNLLAFVMIVIIGSIIANYVIKWINHELVIHNYGGSRYIAVGVKIVIYSIVFAIGLTQIGVGQSVIPTLVSAFSWSIAAAIGTAVAIGLGFTLKDLLPTAIAGTSGYRSVYKVGQKIRVGDMTGTITSSEVFHIIITNEKNESVVIPTKELMSKSVTILHSDSKN; this comes from the coding sequence ATGTGTAATTTGACTGGATTGAAACTTGCAATATTGCTTACTGTACTGTTTGTATCATCAGGATTCGGACTGGCATATGCACAAGAGACATCACTTGCAGACAAGTTCTACGGCCCTGAAACAAAGGCCCTAGAGACATTTGCAACAGAGATTGCAACATCTGCCCCAAAAATAATCGCAGCCGCAGTATTACTCATAATTGGATTAATTGTCGGAAAAATAGTTGCCCGAGTAGTAGAAAAGACTGCAACTCGAGTTCTAAAAAAGGCAGGCACTGAAATAATTTCCGAATCAAAAGCAGTTGAAAACACATTAGGAAAGATAAATTCTGCACGCCTTATTGCTGCCACAGTCAAGTGGTTTGTTTACCTATTTTTCATAGTAGCTGCAATAAACTCATTGCAACTAGACCAGCTTACAAGCGCCCTTACATCATTATGGCTTTGGATACCAAATCTGCTGGCATTTGTCATGATAGTAATAATTGGCTCCATAATAGCAAACTACGTAATCAAGTGGATAAACCACGAACTTGTCATCCACAATTACGGCGGTAGCAGATACATTGCAGTAGGAGTCAAGATAGTAATCTACAGCATAGTCTTTGCAATAGGCCTCACCCAGATTGGAGTAGGCCAATCAGTCATACCTACTCTTGTATCAGCATTCTCATGGAGCATAGCAGCTGCAATAGGTACTGCAGTGGCAATAGGCCTAGGATTCACATTAAAGGACTTGCTGCCAACAGCAATAGCAGGAACATCAGGGTATCGCTCAGTATACAAAGTAGGCCAGAAGATCAGAGTCGGAGACATGACAGGAACAATCACTTCATCCGAAGTCTTCCATATAATAATCACCAATGAAAAAAATGAAAGTGTCGTAATTCCTACAAAAGAATTGATGTCCAAGTCAGTGACAATACTACATTCAGATTCCAAAAACTAG
- a CDS encoding HAD hydrolase-like protein has product MHTIIFDFDGTIADTLSVVIRIANRFADHYGYKKIPLSDLPKLREKKPSAVLRHLGISIFKLPIVARKIRFEMNKEIINLKTAVDLKDTLVHLKENGCVLGILTTNSRENVVEFLKKNDLELFDFIYAGRAVFGKSRLLKKMMKEKTIPHDDPIYVGDEIRDVEAAKKAGIRVIGVSWGYNTKSALLKFHPDHVIENPEELKKIILN; this is encoded by the coding sequence ATGCATACAATAATCTTTGATTTTGACGGAACCATAGCAGACACTCTGTCAGTAGTCATAAGAATAGCAAACAGGTTTGCAGATCATTACGGATACAAAAAGATCCCACTCAGTGATTTACCAAAATTACGAGAAAAAAAGCCTAGCGCAGTACTCAGGCACCTTGGAATATCCATATTCAAGCTCCCAATCGTTGCAAGAAAGATAAGATTTGAGATGAACAAAGAGATAATCAACCTCAAGACAGCAGTAGATCTAAAAGATACACTTGTGCACCTCAAGGAAAATGGCTGTGTTCTAGGCATATTGACCACAAATTCAAGAGAAAATGTTGTCGAATTTTTAAAGAAAAACGACCTGGAGTTGTTTGATTTCATATATGCCGGAAGGGCAGTATTTGGCAAAAGCAGACTCCTCAAAAAGATGATGAAGGAAAAAACAATACCTCATGACGATCCAATATACGTTGGAGACGAGATAAGAGACGTCGAAGCTGCAAAAAAGGCAGGAATCAGGGTCATAGGAGTTTCCTGGGGATACAACACAAAAAGTGCGCTGTTAAAATTCCACCCAGATCATGTCATTGAAAATCCCGAAGAGCTCAAAAAAATAATCCTGAACTGA
- a CDS encoding tetratricopeptide repeat protein, with protein MRNSSLLDEAYELCEEGKYTLALEYYDLILFKNPKNVTAMINKGVTLQTLGKHSKAIKCYDLALEIDDKNLDALVNKGSALHTIGKHHDAIDCYDKALKVQPKYALAMAYKGLSLGEIGLLKDAIKCFNAALKIDKKFDLALSNKIIALELLKNNTKLKPKLKKRETG; from the coding sequence ATGCGTAATTCATCACTACTTGATGAAGCCTATGAGTTATGTGAAGAGGGCAAGTATACTCTGGCTCTGGAATACTATGATTTGATTTTATTCAAGAACCCGAAAAATGTAACTGCCATGATAAACAAGGGTGTTACCTTGCAGACACTTGGCAAGCACTCCAAGGCAATCAAGTGTTATGATTTGGCGCTTGAAATAGATGACAAGAATCTGGATGCTCTTGTAAACAAGGGATCGGCACTGCATACTATTGGCAAGCACCATGATGCAATTGATTGCTATGACAAGGCACTGAAGGTACAGCCAAAATATGCACTTGCAATGGCATACAAGGGCCTGTCTTTGGGTGAAATTGGGTTGCTAAAAGATGCAATCAAATGTTTTAATGCGGCCTTGAAGATTGACAAAAAGTTTGATCTTGCATTGAGCAATAAAATAATTGCACTTGAGCTGCTCAAAAACAATACAAAACTAAAACCTAAGCTCAAAAAACGAGAAACTGGATGA